The DNA segment TAGAGTTTGAAAACCACCCTGGTACAATATGGAGTATTTTACCTAACCAACTGTTTTGTCGGTTCTTTTTGCCTTTTATCCCGATTCTCTTTGTGCTAATCTTTGGCCCGCTGTTAGTCAACTAACCCCGAGGGATTTCATGAGCCAAATTATTGCTATTGCCAATCAAAAAGGTGGCGTTGGAAAAACGACCACGGCAGTCAACCTGGCTGCATCTCTGGCAGTTGCTGAGAAAAAGACCCTGCTGGTCGATATGGACCCTCAGGGCAACAGCTGCAGTGGGGTCGGTATTGACAAGCAGCAGGTCGAGTATACGGTATATCATGCCCTGCTTGGCGAGGTCGAAGTAGAAAAGACAATCATCCCGACCTGTCTTCCTCATCTTGAAATCATGCCGGCCAATACCGATCTGACCGGTGCTGAAATCGAACTGGTCTCGGCCTTTGCCCGGGAGATCAAGCTCAAGTCCGTGCTCGATACCATTCGTGACAACTATGACTATATCCTGATCGACTGTCCACCTTCCCTCGGCCTGCTGACCGTCAATTCATTGACGGCCGCTGATGCGGTACTGATTCCGCTGCAGTGTGAATTTTATGCCATGGAAGGCATGAGTCAGCTGATGCAGACGATCCGCCTGATCCAGCGCGACCTGAACAAGAACCTGCGACTGTTCGGAATCGTCCTGACCATGTTCGACAGCCGTAATAATCTCTCGCACCAGGTCGCTGAAGAAATCCGCAACCATTTCGACGGCCGGGTTTTTGATGCGGTCGTGCCGCGCAATGTCCGGCTTTCCGAGGCTCCGAGTCACGGCTTGCCGGTATTGATGTATGATATCTCTTCCCGTGGCGCCGAGGCCTATCTCGATCTCGCCAAGGAAATCATCAAGTCTGAAGGGGCTTCTCATGGCTAAACGTCCTGCCCTCGGTAAGGGGATCGGTGCCCTCCTCGATTCGGCGACCCAGGATAATGGTCGTAAATATTTTCTTTGTCCGATCGAGGACTTGAAACCGCATGCTGATCAGCCGCGTAAGTCATTCGATAACGAAAAGCTCGAAGAACTGGCGGCATCGATCCGCGAAAAAGGCGTGATCCAGCCCCTTGTGGTGCGGCGTGAAGAGGATCACTACCAGATTATTGCCGGGGAGCGACGCTGGCGGGCTTCCCAGAAGGCAGGCCTGCGCGAAGTGCCGGTCGTTATTCAGGATGTGTCGGAAGACTGGGCCCTGGAAATGGCTCTGATCGAGAATATTCAGCGCGAAGATCTGAATCCGATTGAAGAGGCCGAGGCCTACCGCAACCTGATGGATGGCTTTGATCTGACCCAGGACGAGGTGGCCCGACGGGTCGGCAAGGAACGGCCGACGGTCGCCAACTCGCTCCGGCTGCTCCGATTACCGGCCGTCATCCAGCAGGATGTTATCTCCGGACAGTTCAGCATGGGACACGCCCGCGCCCTGCTTTCGCTCGAATCGGAGGATGAAATTGTCCGGCTGCGCAACCAGATTTCCGGAAAGGGCGTTTCGGTGCGTGAGCTCGAAGCACTGATCCGGAAACTGAAGACTGGCGGCACTCCGGTCAAGAAAAAGTCAGCCAGCAAGAAGGACCCGGAGCTTGAGCATCTGGCCGCCGAAATGAAGCGGGCTCTCGGGACCAACGTCAAAATTATTCCGTCCGGCAAAGGCGGCCGCATCGAGATATCGTATTATGCCGCCAAGGACCTCGATCGTTTAATGGAAATCATCGGAATCAGCTGAATGGACCGGCCGGTTAACGTGGAACAGGAGTGACCAAAACAATGCGTAAGGAGACCCCCTTGGAAAAGAGTGAAATCAAGGCTTTTCTCGGCCCCGGAAGTAAATTCGAAGGCAAACTCTTCTTTGATGAGATTGTTCGCCTCGATGGCGCCTTTAAAGGCGAGATTGTCTCAAAGGATACCCTGATTGTCGGCGAAACCGCCGATATAGAAGGTGAGGTCGAAGTCGGAACCTTTATTCTCAGTGGAAACTTCAAAGGAAATATCAAAGCCAATACCCGCGTCGAATTGCGCCGCCCGGCGAAATTCGAAGGGACTGTTGAAACTCCGGTCCTGGTTGTCGAGGAAGGGGTTGTCCTCAACGGCAGTCTGTCGATGCCTGGTAAGGGTTCGGCTGGCGTATCGGCGGTTGAGGTCAAGCCTGAAAAGAGCAGCGAATAAAAAAGCGGCCACTAACCGTCGATAATGGCGAAATATGGCAAAAGTGTCTTGACAACAATAGTGGTCTGTGGTAGCAATTCCCTGCTTTAACGAAGCCGTTCTAGACCCTGTTTTTTTGTATACAGTATACCAGCTCGGATGAGCCCAACCTGGTCGGTGGGGGTTTGTCCGGATTGAGGTGTGAAACGCTATGAGTGTTGATTGGACAATTGTTCTTCAGATTATCAATTTTATCGTTTTGATGTTGGTTCTCAACATCATTCTTTACCGTCCTCTGCGTAATATTATGAGCCAGCGCAAAGAGACGATCGATGGTTCGCATGCGCGGGCCAGCGAGCTCGAGGCGCAGATTGAGGAAAAAATGGCGCGCTACGAGGAGAAACTGCAGGCGGCCAAGCTGCAGGGGAACCAGCAAAAGAACGAGCTCCGTCAGGCGGCGGCCGGCGAGGAGGCAAAAATCCTCGGCGAAGCGCGCGACGAAGCGGCCCGTCAGTTGCAAACCGTTAAGGACCGGGTCGCCGGTGAAGCCGACGCGGCCGGCAAGAAGCTGAAAAGCGATGCCGAAACCCTGGCAACCGATATCGCAATCAAAATTCTCGGGAGGGCTGTGTAAGATGAAATCTTTTAACTGTAAAGTCCTCCCGGTTGCCCTGCTCGCCGTTTTGCTGACCGTCACTACAGCATTTGCTGCCGGTGGTGGTGGCCATGCCGATGGCGGCGCCCTGCTCAAGGACTTTATCTATCGCTGTATCGCTTTTGCCATGACCTTCGGCATTATTTTTTATTTTGTCAGGAAGCCGGCGATGAATGCTCTTAAGGGGCGTAAGGAATCGATCGCCCAGCAGCTCGAGGAGGCAAAGCAGGCCCGAGAGGATGCAGAAGCCAAATTCGCCGAGTACGACGAGAAGCTCAACAAGGCCGAAGCCGAGATCGAGCAGATCGCAGCCGAATTAAAAAAGGAAGGCGAGATCGAACGCGACAAGATTATCGCCAGTGCCGGTGAGCAGGCCGAGAAGATCAAGAATGAAGCTGAAAAGTCAGCCGCCTTCGAAATCGCCCGGGCCCGGGCTGAATTGCAGCAGGAGGCGGCCCGCCTCGCAGTCGAACTGGCCGAAGAACTGCTGAAGAAAAATGTTAATGACAAGGACAAGAGCAATATGGTCGACGAATATATGAAGAAGGTAGGAGAACTACATTGAGCGCCAGCGCAATTTCAAAACGCTATGCCAAGGCGCTGGTCAGCCTTGGTTCCGAGCAGAAAAAGATTGAGCAGTACGGTGCGGAGCTGAGCACGGTTAACGCACTCGTCGAATCTCAAGACCTTCTGCGTTTACTCATCGAAAGTCCGACTTTTGCCGTTGAAAAAAAGTCGGCGATTTTTGCCGAGATCATGGAAAAGCTCGGCCTGTCAGCCGGCATGCGTGATTTTTTTGGGCTGTTGGTTGAAAAAGACCGGATGCAGTATCTGCCGCAAATCGACCAGAAGTATCAGCAACTGGCTGATGAGCTTTCCGGCACCCTGCGGGCCAGCGTGACTGCAGCAGCCAAGCTCTCGGCGGCACAGCAGAAGGCGATCACCGCCGAACTGGAAAAACAGACCGGTAAAAAAGTGGAACTGACCGTTGATGTCGACGAGGCACTGATTGGTGGCCTGCGCACCGAGATCGGCGGTAAATTGTTTGACGGAAGTGTAAAAACACAACTCAAGCGGATTGAAGATACCTTAACGAAGGGGTGAGATAGGTCCAATGGAAATCAGAGCAGAAGAAATAAGCGCGATCATTAAAAAACAGATCGAAAACTTCGATCGCGAAGTCGAGGTCAGTGAAACCGGAACCATTATTTCAGTCGGTGACGGTATTGCCCGTATCCATGGCCTTGACAAGGCTATGGCTGGTGAGCTTCTCGAGTTCCCCGGTAACACCATGGGCATGGTCCTCAACCTGGAGGAAGATAATGTCGGTGCGGCGATCCTCGGTGAGGCCGAACACATCAAGGAAGGCGACACCGTCAAGCGGACCGAACGGATTGTACAGGTTCCGGTCGGTGAATCACTGATTGGTCGAGTCGTCAACGGTATCGGTATTGCGATCGACGGTCAGGGTGAAATTGAATCGAACGATTTCCGGAAAGTTGAAATCAAGGCACCCGGTATCGTTGAGCGTAAATCGGTTCATGAGCCGATGCAGACAGGACTCAAGGCAATCGACGCCATGGTTCCGATCGGTCGTGGCCAGCGTGAGCTGATCATCGGCGACCGGCAGACCGGCAAAACGGCCGTCGCTACCGACGCCATCATCAACCAGAAGGGCCAGAACATGGTCTGTATCTACGTGGCGATCGGTCAAAAGCGTTCGACCGTTGCCCAGGTTGTTGAAAAGCTCAAGCAACACGGCGCCATGGATTACACCATCGTCGTCTCCGCTTCCGCTTCCGAGCCGGCGCCGCTGCAGTTCATCGCACCTTATACCGGCGTAACCATGGGTGAGTTTTTCCGCGATAGCGGCAAACACGCCCTGATTATCTATGATGATTTGTCGAAACAGGCGGTTGCCTATCGTCAGCTCTCCCTGCTGCTCCGTCGCCCGCCGGGCCGTGAGGCTTATCCGGGTGACGTTTTCTATCTCCACAGCCGTCTGCTCGAACGTGCCGCCAAGCTCAATGATGAAGAAGGTGCCGGTTCCCTGACCGCCCTGCCGATCATTGAAACCCAGGCCGGTGACGTCTCCGCATATATCCCGACCAACGTTATTTCGATTACCGACGGCCAGATCTTCCTCGAGACCGACCTGTTTTATTCCGGTGTTCGTCCGGCGATCAACGTTGGCCTCTCGGTCTCCCGTGTCGGTGGCGCCGCCCAGGTCAAGGCGATGAAGCAGGTCGCCGGTACCCTGCGACTGGCTCTCGCCCAGTATCGTGAGATGGCGGCTTTTGCCCAGTTCGGTTCCGACCTTGATGCCGCAACCCAGCGCCAGCTCAACCGTGGTGCCCGCCTGGTCGAGATTCTTAAACAGGGTCAGTATCAGCCGTTACCGGTTTCGCAGCAGGTTGTTGCGATCTTTGCTGCCAACAACGGCTACGTTGATGAATACCCGACAGAAGATGTGCAGCGCTACGAAACGGAAATGATTGCTTTTATGAAGAACAAGCATTCCCAGCTGCTGAGTGATCTCGATGAGAAAAAAGCGATCGATGATGATATCGAAGGTCGGATCAAGGCTGCCCTCGATGAGTTCAAGGGTCAGTTCGTCGTCGAAGCTGCCTAATTTAAAGGATAAAGGGTTTTAGAGAATGCCCAGTCTGAAGGATATAAAAAAGCGGATCAGCTCGGTCAAGAACACCCAGCAGATCACCAAGGCGATGAAAATGGTTTCGGCGGCCAAGCTGCGCCGGGCCCAGGACGCCGTGGTTGCTGCCCGTCCGTATGCTGACAAAATTCTCGACGTGCTCTCCAGTCTGGCCCTGCGTGAGGAGCCCGGGGTGCATCCCCTGCTCGAGGAGCGCGGGAAAGGCAAGGCGTTGGTGGTTCTGATGACAGCCGATCGCGGTCTGTGCGGTGGCTTCAACAGCAACATCAGCAAGACCGCCGAGCGTTTCATCAACGACAACGAAGAGGGCTACGAAGGTTACGACCTTTTGATTGTCGGCCGTAAAGGCAACGAATACCTGAAAAGCCGGCATGGCGAAATCATCACCAAGGTGCATGAGCATGTGACCGGCAGTGTCGATTTTGCCCTTGCCTCGGTCATCGGAGAAGAAGTGGTCGAACCGTTTGTCGAGGGAATCTACGATGCCGTATTTCTGGTTTACAATTCATTCCAGAGCGCGATTAGCCAGGAGCAGACGGTTCGCCAGCTGTTGCCGATCGTCCCGAAAGAGATCGAGGGCGACGGATATTCAGCCGAATATCTTTACGAGCCGAGCCGCGGCAAAGTCCTCGAACAAATCCTGCCGAAGCATATCAACGTGCAGATTTTCAGGTCTCTGCTTGAATCGGTCGCTTCAGAGCATGGTGCCCGGATGACGGCTATGGATAGTGCAAGTAAAAACGCTTCCGAGATGATCGACCGGCTGACCCTGCAGTACAACCGGGCACGCCAGGCCGCGATCACCAAAGAGTTGATGGAAATCATCTCCGGCGCTGAATCGATCAAGTAACAAATACGAACGTGCTCCCGCCTGAGAACAGAGCGGGAACAAGGAGGAACGGTTCATCATGAATAAAGGTAAGATTACCCAGGTTATCGGTCCCGTCATTGACGTCGAATTTGAAGCTGGCAAGCTTCCCGAGATCTACCACGCCCTCAAGATTACAAACCCGGCGATCGATGATCGGGAAGACAACCTGATCTGTGAGGTTGCCCAACATCTTGGTGAGAACACCGTTCGCGCCATCGCTATGGATACAACCGAGGGTCTGGTTCGTGGTCAGGACGTGACCGATACCGGTGACCAGATTTTGATGCCGGTCGGTCGCAAGACCCTTGGTCGCATCATGAACGTCATCGGTGAGCCGGTTGACGAAGCCGGTCCGGTTGAAGCTGAAAACGAGTGGGCGATTCATCGTCCGGCTCCTGAGTTTGTCGATCAGTCGACCGCGGTTGAAGCGTTCGAGACCGGAATCAAGGTCGTCGATCTGCTCGCCCCCTACTCGCGTGGCGGCAAGATCGGTCTGTTCGGCGGTGCCGGTGTCGGCAAGACCGTTCTGATCATGGAACTGATCAACAATGTCGCCAAGCAGCACGGTGGCTTCTCGGTTTTCGCCGGGGTTGGTGAGCGGACCCGTGAGGGCAACGATCTCTGGCACGAAATGAAGGACTCAGGCGTTCTCGACAAGGCTGCCCTGATTTATGGCCAGATGAATGAGCCGCCGGGAGCCCGTGCCCGCGTCGGTCTCTCGGCCTTGACCGTTGCCGAATATTTCCGTGACGAGGAAGGCCAGGACGTGCTCCTCTTTATCGACAATATCTTCCGCTTCACCCAGGCCGGTTCCGAGGTTTCCGCCCTTCTTGGCCGGATCCCTTCCGCCGTTGGTTACCAGCCGACTCTGGCGACTGAAATGGGTGAACTGCAGGAGCGTATCACTACCACCAATAAAGGTTCGATCACTTCGGTTCAGGCGATTTACGTTCCGGCTGATGACCTGACTGACCCGGCCCCGGCAACCGCGTTCGCCCATCTTGATGCGACCACCGTTCTGTCGCGCCAGATCGCCGAACTCGGTATCTACCCGGCGGTCGACCCGCTTGACTCGACCAGCCGGATCCTCGATCCGCAGGTGGTTGGTGAAGAGCATTACAAGTGTGCCCGTGACGTTCAGTATGTTCTGCAGCGCTACAAGGATCTGCAGGATATCATTGCCATCCTCGGTATGGATGAACTCTCCGAGGAAGACAAACTGGTCGTTGCCCGTGCCCGCAAGATTCAACGTTTCCTTTCGCAACCGTTCCACGTTGCCGAGACCTTTACCGGTGCCCCTGGCAAATACGTTGAACTGAAGGACACGATCAAGGGTTTCCGTGATCTCGTCGACGGTAAATACGATGATATCCCGGAGCAGGCCTTCTACCTGGTCGGTACCATTGAAGAGGCCCTCGAAAAGGCCAAGGAACTGGCGGCCTGATCGCGCGGAGTTTATATCTCCGAACCCTGAAAAAGGAAGTTTGCAATGGCTGAAAAACTGAAACTTGAAATGGTTACCCCGCACCAGCGGGTTCTGTCGGAAGAGGTCGATGAACTGTCGGCACCGGGAACCCTGGGGGAACTCGGTATCCTGCCGGGGCATACACCGCTTCTGACGACTCTCAAGGTCGGTCAACTCACCTATAAGAAAGAGGGAGAGACCTTCCATGTTGCCGTCAATTGGGGGTATGTTGAGGTTGAGGATGATACGGTCACGGTTCTGGTTGAAACAGCTGAACTGGCCGACCAGATCGATCTTGAGCGAGCCAAGGCGGCGCGCGGCCGCGCCGAAGATGCACTTAAGACGCTCAATTCCGAAGACAAGCAGTTCAAGGTAATGGAAGCTGCCCTGGCGCGGGCTGTCATCCGGATTCAGGTTGCCTGTAAACAGCATTGATCCGGAAACAAAAGAGTGAAGAATCAAGGGCGGTCCATACGGACCGCCCTTTTTAATTGCTGAAACAGTTTGTACGAAAATGCGGACAGGTTCATCTGCCGGCAAATACGCGCTGTAGAAGTTCGGTTGTCCGATTGGCCGGATTCCTGCGAATGGCCTGTTCCTCCCGGGCCAGGTAAAAGAAAATGCCGCTTATTCCCTGCTCGATCACATAACTTGTCAAATCAGCCTTTACGTCTGGAACAAACGGCAGCGCCCGGTACTTGCCGATTGCCCTGTCATAAGCCTGAATGGCACCGACTTGCGCGAGGCTGGCAGAAACGACCGGGCGCATTTCGACGATCAGACCGGGTGTCATCCTGTTCTGGAAATATCTGGTTGCCGCATCGTCCGGACCATTGTATATCGACATAATGTCGTTAAAGGTCATTTCGTAAATCGATTGCCAGAAAAGGGCTCTAGCCTTCGGCGCGGCAAGTTCGGCAGCACGGTTAAGTTTAAGTTCAAGGTCATTGAGCAGATAGGAAAGACCAACTTTATCGAGCGCGGTCTGGACCTTCACCAGTTTATCCGGAAGCGGGATATGAATAACCGGATCGAGGTTGAAGCCGTCTTTTCTGCCGAGTTGGATAACGACGTTGCCGGTACCGACCTTCAGGGCCTCCTTGAGTCCCTGCCCGATCTCATCAGTAGTCAGTGGCCGTTCGGCCACTGCAGCGTTGAGAATATCGGTTCCCTGCTGCCACAGTCGGGCCTGATTTTCGACACAGCCGCCGAGAAAAAAAACCGTTAAAAGCAGAAATGCAAATAGGGATGATTTCATCAGTCTGAGGTTTTGCGCCGGTCGTCTCCTGACCGCCTATCCGTACCATTGCGGCGTTCTTCTTGAGATGAATTTGGCATATTGGCAACCCGACGATCCGTATCGCGCCGGTCAGTGCCGGAGCGTTTTTTCTCATCTGCCATAACGTGCCTCCTGATTAAGGTGAGTTGCACCTGGTGGTAGATTAAAAACCAGGTAACGCAAAGTACAGACAATTCTAACAGAAAAAAGAGATTATTCAGTAAACAGGGAAGAGACGAGTCTCATCCGAAGGCGCCGACCTTCAGCGATGTTTTTGCAAATTGACCAATGATCGATCAAGATCATCGGGTGTATGTGCTTCGAGGGTCATCGTCGGAGACGATTCGAGTTGGTCAACGCGGGCAAAAAGATCGGTGAAATTAATATCGCCTTCACCGATCGGGCGATGCTCGTCGCCTTTGCCGGTATTGTCGTGCAAATGGAGATGCACGATCCGGTGGCCGAGAGTGGTAAACCACTCATCAAGCGAACTCTTCGCGAAAAGGCGCCAGTGACCGACATCGAAACAGTGGCCAAGGCGTGGTGAATCAATCTGATCAAGCAGATCGCGCAGGGTCCCGGGATGGGTTTCGAAGATATTTTCAAGGGCGAGATTGATTTCAAACTGCTCGGCCAGATCAATGATCGCAGGCCAGAAATCAAGGGAAGCATTGAGCCAGAGATGGTCCATGCCGCCGTACTTCCAGTACTCGTAGCCGGGATGGAACACGATGGTCCGGGCTCCGAAGCGTGACGCGGCCGCCAGGGTCTGGCGAAAGCGGATGGCAGTGGCCTCGAAAACGTAAGGTTCAATAGCACCCGGATTAAGATCAAAAAAAGGGGCATGAATCGAAACGTTGAGACCGGCCGCAGTGAACGCGGCAGCGGCCCGTTCAACCAGTTCCGGATCGAGCTGGTCAAGATCCTCACCCCGGAAACCGATTTCCGGTTGCAGCTGCCGTTCAAGGAGTATCGGCAGGAGCTCTTCCAGCTGCCGATACGGGATGGTCACGTGGAGCGGATTAACCATCGGCGGCCTTGCTGGTGGCGATCTGTTCAAGGTTCAAGATAGCCGATGGCTCTCCGAGTGTAATCAGGACATCGCCGGCATCAATCTGTGTTGTCGGTGCCGGATTGAAGTGCATCTGTCCGTCGTCCTTCTTGACGCCGACGATGATAATTCCGAGGTCCTTGCGAATTCCCGAGGTAATCAGGTTTTTGCCGACCAGGGCGGAGTCAGCGGCAATACGTAATTCCTCGAGCTGCAGCTCGTAATTCTTCCCGGCGGTAGCGATTTCGATAAAATCAACAACTGAGGGGCGCAATATGGCTTGTGCCATCCGCGATGCACCCATAACGTAAGGTGAAATAACCTTCGATGCACCGGCCCGTTTGAGCTTGGTTTCCGAAACTTCCTCGCTGGCCCGGGCCAGGATGAAAAGGTCGGGATTGAGACCGCGTGCAGTCAGGGTAATATAGACGTTTTCGGTGTCGGAAGTGACTGCTGTGATCAGTCCCTTGGCATGCCGGATACCGGCCCTGATAAGGGTCTCGTCGAGGGTTGCATCGCCATTGACAAAGAGAGTCTCATCAAGATTTAAACGTTCGATTTTCGCCGTTTCTTTTTCGACCACGACAAACGGGACCGGTTTTGCTTCGAATTCACGACAGATATGGGTGCCGATACGGCCATAGCCGCAAATGATGTAGTGGTTCCTCAGTTTGGAGATTTTCTTTTCCAATTTTCTTCTCCCGAGAATAGAACGGAGCTGACCTTCGACCATGAATTGTACGATGCTACCGGCGCTGTAAGCAATAAAGCTGACCCAGAAAATAATCAGCGCAATGGTAAAAACCTGGCCGGGCGGGCTGAGACGGTAGACCTCGCGGAATCCAACCGTCGAAACAGTAATGACGGTCATATAGAGGGCGTCGATCAGAGACCAGTCCTCTATCATCACATAGCCGGCGGTCCCGATAAAAAGCAGGCCTATAAGAAAAAAAAAGGATAAGCGCAAATTGCGGGTCGGGCTCATAAATACTCCATCAGTCAACGCGGATTTTAACCTGCCAGCAGGAAGATGGCAAGGGCTCGATTTACGCTCTGAACGGGTTAGAAAGGGCTTGACAAAATATGTATACTGTATACAATTTTCTGAATTTAATTTAATGGGAGTGGCAGGGTGAAAAAGAAGCCGATTGAACATCACCAGACACTGCGGGAAAAGATTCTGGAAACAATCCGGGAGTCGATTCTCAAGGGTCAGCTCAAGCCGGGGGAAAAGGTCGCGGAACCGGAATTGGCCGAGCGGTTCGGAATCAGCCGAACGCCGATTCGTGAGGCGTTTCGTCAGCTTGAGAGTGAGGGCTACCTGACGGTTATTCCGCGCAAGGGTGCAGTGGTCACGGCACTGTCGGAACGGGCGGTTGAAGAGTTTTACGCGATCAAGTCGATCCTCGAAGGTTATGCAGCGCAGATGGCCGCCGAGAACATGACCGACAGGGATATCGAAAAACTCGAATCGATCAATCTGAAGCTGCAGGAACTGGCTGATGATGGCGATGTTAAAAACTTTTTCAGAGTTCACAACGAATTTCATGAAGTCTTCATCCGGGCCTCGGGAAATGAAAAATTGCTGGAACTGATCAACCAGCTGATGCTTAAATTTAACCGCTTTCGCCTGGCGTCTTTGTCTCTGCCCGGCCGTATGGAGATCTCGGTCAAGGAGCATGAGAAAATTATCAGGGCATTCAAGCGCAAGGATGGTTCGCAGGCGGATGCCCTGGTGCGGAAAACCGCATCCTTCGGTGGTCAGGTTCTGATCCAGAGCATGGCCCAGTCGGAGGGCCGACATGCCGAAAGCTCAATTCTGAAAAGGGTGGTCGATGTCTGACCTCCCCGATGGTTGTGTGAACAACAAGGCCCCGTTGCAGCGTATAGATAAAGACGTGTAACGGGGCCTTGCTTTTTCTTCTGCATCGGTTATCATACCGACGCAACAGAGAAATAAAGGAGAAAACAAAATGAAAAGAATCACTGGTTTGATCGTTTGCCTGATGCTGGTCCCTTTCTCGGCCCAGGCAACAAAGCTTGCTCTCGATTTTAATAACGAAAGTGCGGAAATCCGACTTGATGTTCCACTTACGGCCGATGAGTTTGGCCGGTCGGTTATCGGTGGACGCTATCTTTACAATGAAGATGAAGATACCGAT comes from the Desulfuromonas sp. genome and includes:
- a CDS encoding chromosome partitioning protein ParA; translation: MSQIIAIANQKGGVGKTTTAVNLAASLAVAEKKTLLVDMDPQGNSCSGVGIDKQQVEYTVYHALLGEVEVEKTIIPTCLPHLEIMPANTDLTGAEIELVSAFAREIKLKSVLDTIRDNYDYILIDCPPSLGLLTVNSLTAADAVLIPLQCEFYAMEGMSQLMQTIRLIQRDLNKNLRLFGIVLTMFDSRNNLSHQVAEEIRNHFDGRVFDAVVPRNVRLSEAPSHGLPVLMYDISSRGAEAYLDLAKEIIKSEGASHG
- a CDS encoding chromosome partitioning protein ParB, giving the protein MAKRPALGKGIGALLDSATQDNGRKYFLCPIEDLKPHADQPRKSFDNEKLEELAASIREKGVIQPLVVRREEDHYQIIAGERRWRASQKAGLREVPVVIQDVSEDWALEMALIENIQREDLNPIEEAEAYRNLMDGFDLTQDEVARRVGKERPTVANSLRLLRLPAVIQQDVISGQFSMGHARALLSLESEDEIVRLRNQISGKGVSVRELEALIRKLKTGGTPVKKKSASKKDPELEHLAAEMKRALGTNVKIIPSGKGGRIEISYYAAKDLDRLMEIIGIS
- the atpF gene encoding ATP synthase F0 subunit B, giving the protein MKSFNCKVLPVALLAVLLTVTTAFAAGGGGHADGGALLKDFIYRCIAFAMTFGIIFYFVRKPAMNALKGRKESIAQQLEEAKQAREDAEAKFAEYDEKLNKAEAEIEQIAAELKKEGEIERDKIIASAGEQAEKIKNEAEKSAAFEIARARAELQQEAARLAVELAEELLKKNVNDKDKSNMVDEYMKKVGELH
- a CDS encoding F0F1 ATP synthase subunit delta, with the translated sequence MSASAISKRYAKALVSLGSEQKKIEQYGAELSTVNALVESQDLLRLLIESPTFAVEKKSAIFAEIMEKLGLSAGMRDFFGLLVEKDRMQYLPQIDQKYQQLADELSGTLRASVTAAAKLSAAQQKAITAELEKQTGKKVELTVDVDEALIGGLRTEIGGKLFDGSVKTQLKRIEDTLTKG
- a CDS encoding F0F1 ATP synthase subunit alpha — protein: MEIRAEEISAIIKKQIENFDREVEVSETGTIISVGDGIARIHGLDKAMAGELLEFPGNTMGMVLNLEEDNVGAAILGEAEHIKEGDTVKRTERIVQVPVGESLIGRVVNGIGIAIDGQGEIESNDFRKVEIKAPGIVERKSVHEPMQTGLKAIDAMVPIGRGQRELIIGDRQTGKTAVATDAIINQKGQNMVCIYVAIGQKRSTVAQVVEKLKQHGAMDYTIVVSASASEPAPLQFIAPYTGVTMGEFFRDSGKHALIIYDDLSKQAVAYRQLSLLLRRPPGREAYPGDVFYLHSRLLERAAKLNDEEGAGSLTALPIIETQAGDVSAYIPTNVISITDGQIFLETDLFYSGVRPAINVGLSVSRVGGAAQVKAMKQVAGTLRLALAQYREMAAFAQFGSDLDAATQRQLNRGARLVEILKQGQYQPLPVSQQVVAIFAANNGYVDEYPTEDVQRYETEMIAFMKNKHSQLLSDLDEKKAIDDDIEGRIKAALDEFKGQFVVEAA
- the atpG gene encoding ATP synthase F1 subunit gamma, producing the protein MPSLKDIKKRISSVKNTQQITKAMKMVSAAKLRRAQDAVVAARPYADKILDVLSSLALREEPGVHPLLEERGKGKALVVLMTADRGLCGGFNSNISKTAERFINDNEEGYEGYDLLIVGRKGNEYLKSRHGEIITKVHEHVTGSVDFALASVIGEEVVEPFVEGIYDAVFLVYNSFQSAISQEQTVRQLLPIVPKEIEGDGYSAEYLYEPSRGKVLEQILPKHINVQIFRSLLESVASEHGARMTAMDSASKNASEMIDRLTLQYNRARQAAITKELMEIISGAESIK
- the atpD gene encoding F0F1 ATP synthase subunit beta, coding for MNKGKITQVIGPVIDVEFEAGKLPEIYHALKITNPAIDDREDNLICEVAQHLGENTVRAIAMDTTEGLVRGQDVTDTGDQILMPVGRKTLGRIMNVIGEPVDEAGPVEAENEWAIHRPAPEFVDQSTAVEAFETGIKVVDLLAPYSRGGKIGLFGGAGVGKTVLIMELINNVAKQHGGFSVFAGVGERTREGNDLWHEMKDSGVLDKAALIYGQMNEPPGARARVGLSALTVAEYFRDEEGQDVLLFIDNIFRFTQAGSEVSALLGRIPSAVGYQPTLATEMGELQERITTTNKGSITSVQAIYVPADDLTDPAPATAFAHLDATTVLSRQIAELGIYPAVDPLDSTSRILDPQVVGEEHYKCARDVQYVLQRYKDLQDIIAILGMDELSEEDKLVVARARKIQRFLSQPFHVAETFTGAPGKYVELKDTIKGFRDLVDGKYDDIPEQAFYLVGTIEEALEKAKELAA
- the atpC gene encoding ATP synthase F1 subunit epsilon, yielding MAEKLKLEMVTPHQRVLSEEVDELSAPGTLGELGILPGHTPLLTTLKVGQLTYKKEGETFHVAVNWGYVEVEDDTVTVLVETAELADQIDLERAKAARGRAEDALKTLNSEDKQFKVMEAALARAVIRIQVACKQH
- a CDS encoding DUF4197 domain-containing protein — protein: MKSSLFAFLLLTVFFLGGCVENQARLWQQGTDILNAAVAERPLTTDEIGQGLKEALKVGTGNVVIQLGRKDGFNLDPVIHIPLPDKLVKVQTALDKVGLSYLLNDLELKLNRAAELAAPKARALFWQSIYEMTFNDIMSIYNGPDDAATRYFQNRMTPGLIVEMRPVVSASLAQVGAIQAYDRAIGKYRALPFVPDVKADLTSYVIEQGISGIFFYLAREEQAIRRNPANRTTELLQRVFAGR
- a CDS encoding AP endonuclease, whose amino-acid sequence is MVNPLHVTIPYRQLEELLPILLERQLQPEIGFRGEDLDQLDPELVERAAAAFTAAGLNVSIHAPFFDLNPGAIEPYVFEATAIRFRQTLAAASRFGARTIVFHPGYEYWKYGGMDHLWLNASLDFWPAIIDLAEQFEINLALENIFETHPGTLRDLLDQIDSPRLGHCFDVGHWRLFAKSSLDEWFTTLGHRIVHLHLHDNTGKGDEHRPIGEGDINFTDLFARVDQLESSPTMTLEAHTPDDLDRSLVNLQKHR